Part of the Engystomops pustulosus chromosome 4, aEngPut4.maternal, whole genome shotgun sequence genome is shown below.
GAAAAACATgcaacctaaaaaaaaacccatataaatcaaaaatataactttttagcCAAAGTGATGCAGAtatctttttatagattttattagattaatctctgtgtatgctgctggatgattaatctggtgtagTAAAAGACTGGTGGGAATACTTTCCCACCTATTAGTTTGCtgaaccacaatattgaattttctggcactcTTTTTCTATCCGGTCACGCTCCCACTTCTTGGATATCGCGGTTGTGCCCTTGTTGTATGAAtcggaaaactgcctaaaaaatgGTCTAagcttcaataaatgtggcacatggcattTCAGTGATGCTTCTACCCCTCTACCACACTGGAGTGTGTGCCCCTGCAATCTTCTACTGCACTTTTGTCAGTCAAATGGATTTATTTTATTGTGGTTTAGTCCCCGGTTTGGGATTTACTTAGTAGAAGACTTCCATAACTGAATAGATGATACAAACGGACCCTAGAACCATGGCTTTCCTCCCCTATTTCCTCATTCCCAATCTCAGGTTTCTCATTTTTATGCACTTCACTTTACGGTGTGGTAAGATAATATATGGTTGGCCCTGACTCTTTGGGATTCCATAAGAGACCTAGTGCCTATCACCTTTTGTAGGACTTTACCACCCTGATTCTATATCCTTCAATATTATGTTATGGCTAGTCTTTACTCATTTTGGGACCTGCGTGGCCACACACtctaatttgctgtactttatttTTGATGTACTGTTTTATTGAAAAGGGAAAGATGATTATGCATTGTGTAGTTGTATATGTTGATATAAATGTCCTTTACAAAGCACCATTATTACATTTGGAGGCATGTCTGCAATTTTACACCTTGATTGCTTTTGCTTTTGTTTTCTTAATGTTTGCAGAACTGTCTCATGGTGGTTGCATGAGCTCTTTTCGGTGGAATGGAGGTGGAGACTATAAAGGTCGGAAATGGGACACTGACCTTCCTACAGATTCTGTGGTAGGATGCAGCTGGAACTGACATATTTGGTGGTTGTTTAATGGCACAAAGAGATAAGATtgcttatatatttgtatattaaatTGTGCAACAAAATACACTAAAATACCTATAAACGCCAGTTTACTTCATTGCTACCCCATGCCATAAATGTATGACATTGTAAGTTGCTTGTCAGCACTATATGTTTTACATTAACATGGTCCTGGACCAATGGGTACCAGTAGGCATCATCCCACATATTGCTgatttaattgattttattgacttttatgaaataattcattaaaaaaaatatctgacAGTGCTAAACCCTCAGTCAAGATGTCCAATAGTCAGTGTGTCAGATTGGAGAGCCATTCTGCAAGTGATGAcaactaatgacaggttcccataccctgtttcccctaaaataggacatcccctgaaaataagacctagtacaattttgttcaagcttagagatataaggcctcccctgaaaataagagctagcagcagccattgcagcagttCCCCCCATgttgtacattaaccccttcccgacgcgcgccgtactagtacggcgcgcgccgggtcccggtgcatggagagggctcgcgggccgagccctctccatagccggtaagtctttgctgcatattgcagcaaaggcttaccggtaacacccgcgatcggtgctagcaccgatcgcgggtgctttcacggcgatcgccaccggcaatgctgccggaggcttcaaaaagatggcgccgccatcttgccgcggatcgccgctccccgatgacgtcacggggagcggtgatccgttgccatgacagcatcgggtctcacgaaggcccgatgctgtctcgttttaacccattcattacaatgtgctatcagcacattgtaatgaatgaggagtaaaatccccatatactgccatattgcaatatggcagtatatggtaggatcgatcagacaacctagggttaaagtaccctagggagtctgaaaaatagttaaagtaaaagtaaaaaaaagtttaaaaaaaaaaaattatattaaaaaaacctaaaaattcaaatcacccccctttccctagaactgatattaatattaataaacagtaaaaatcataaacacattaggtaccgccgcgtccgaaaatgtccaatctatcaaaatataataacggtttttccctgcgtttaaccccgtaacggaaaatagcgtccaaagtcaaaaatgacatttttttgctattttggaaaatataaaaaaattaataaaaagtgatcaaaaggtcgtacagtcctaacaatgatagcaatgaaaacgctatcaaaagtcgcaaaaaatgacaccacccacagctccgtacaccaaagtatgaaaaagttattagcgccagaagatggcaaaatcaaaaaaaaaaaatttgtacagaaggttttaatttttttaaatgtatgaaaacattacaaaacctgtacaaatgtggtatccctgtgatcgtagcaacccaaagaataaaatagacctgtcatttggggcacacagtgaaagctgtaaaatccaagcccacaagaaaacgtcgcaaatgtgttttttcaccattttcactgcatttggaatttttttcctgcttcccagtacgcgccatggaatatttaaataccgccactacgaagtgcaatttgttacgcagaaaataagccataacagagctctttatgtggaaaaataaaaaagttatagatttttgaaggtggggagtgaaaaatggaagtgaaaaaactaaaaaaggccaagtcgttaaggggttaatattagtagatcatttaaatgttgcagaaggttgtgacatggggaagaaataTGGGATTAAGTCTCTGACTGTtgggctgcaaatgtgataccagcagctacccagacatgaagtgctgacaagaaggggatcatttaaggaaagtgttaTGGTAAACATGAgcgattggggccaatgattccaatagaaatggagtcaccaaAAATCAGCATGAAATAAGTtcggagagttataaggatgttagagaagtttagtttttgttcaacaataaatgtgaattatttttcatggaaatataagacatcccctgaaaataagaactagtgcctttttaggagcaaaaattaatataagacactgtcttatttaaggggaaacagggtaggaaCATTGAATCTTTTATTAAAAACATTATTGGTtacatttagttttaaccccttaaggaccaggccctttttcgtttttgcgtttttatttttcactccccaccttcaaaaatctataactttttcatttttcaatgtacagagctttgtgatgtcttattttctgcgtaacaaattgcacttcgtagtgatggtattaaatctttcgtgccgtgtactgggaagcgggaaaaaaattctaaatgcagtgaaaatgatgaaaaaaacacatttgcgccatttcttgtgggcttggtttttacagctttcactgtgcgccccaaataacagatCTActtcaatacgatcacagggataccaaatttgtataggttttataatgttttcatacatttacaaaaattaaaacctcctgtacagaaaaaaaattcttcattttgccgtgttcttgcgctaataactttttcatactttagtgtacaaagctgtgggtggtgtcattttttgccacttctgatgacattttcaacgcttttattttccatagcgtcccccatgacggccccaactggaggatgacccttgacctctgtagggacaggaagcagagaggttaaataccccaccccggcatccgtacaccagtggcttcctgtccctacacagggcagggagtagagagaagtctctcctcatccccagtagttgggacggtgaggggggaccAGTGTGGCGCAGGGAATCGTCCCTTACCCTAAGGCagtctcggcctcgatcggacttcggtcctttcctctgccacaagACAGAGATGCCTTcttctccggctctgcccgcggctctgcgcagctaaggacacccggagcgtgtCCATCGCGGAGGTCACGTGGGCCGGCCGCCGTCCGACTCTGGTGACGACTTCCGCCGGAAATGACgggaccggatgtgacgtcacgatggcgcgacccggaagcaggagcgtggagcggtaagcTTGAAAAAGCAGGTattcacgttgatctgaggtctaatagtCGCACTCTGGTCCTGACGAGAGTAGTCGCTAGAATCGGACGCTATTCTGAGCATTTTCCAGCCAACTAGGTCGGTTAACATGCTGTATGGTTGCCTCATATGTGTCATATGTGTTATATACAATTCAGGTCTATATAGACATGTGTATATCTTTCTTAGGGGCTTGTGCTGTATAACCCTCAAGATACCTCAGGTACTCCCTTGTTATATTCCACTTGATTAAATGTCACAGTCTATCTCACATTTCTATAAATGTTTAGGCTTGCTGATATCAGTGGTcccacaattgggaatatggagacacatggcatggaggcttcaagtctggacctcatatccttgaaccctgtaagtagggtcaaccggggatagggtggtgggtcacccacatgTCCCTATATTTTTCACATGAGGTGTCGGTTACGGACTAAttacctctccttctccttggcaggagcccagggaaaaggagaaggataaagggagagctaaaGATCAGTCCGGCACAAAGAAAACCACTTCCAAAAAGTGTAATATGTGCTTAGAGAAACTCCCTACGGACTATAAAAAGCCGGTCTGTAAAACCTGCGTAGATAATCTACTCAGAGAAGAGAGAACCTCATTTGTGGATGAAATGCGTAGCTTTATAAGAGAAGGGTTTCCGGAATCCAGAAGTAACCAAAGAAAGCAGCCCTTTCGagactctaaggacagaaaacagccctttagagggaaaggcaaacagggcaggtggagctaccctaaaggagggagAGGAAGGGGCTTCCTTCTCAGTGCCAGCAACTCGGCCCCAGCGtttagaaaacaatgacgccagggtggggggaagactattGAAGTTCCACTTCCAGTGGACTCAGATAACATCAAAtccctggatactaagtattcttcgGGAAGGTTACCATCTAGAACTAACCTCTCTTCCCCCCAGAAAATTTGTTTTGACAGAGCAGCCCTCAGGAAACCTCTCAAACTCGCTGTGGTCAGAGATACAAAAACTCATTCAGTTGGATGTCATCATCCCGGTACCTCAGACACAGTTAAAAGAAGGACACTACTCTCCCCGCTTCTTGATAAAAAAACCGAATGGCTCTTTCAGGATGATATGCAACCTGAAGAATCTGAACAGGTACATACGATATCGAAAGTTCAAGATGGAAACAGTGAGCTCGGCAGCAGTTCTGATCCAACCAGGAGCGTCTATGTGTACGATAGATCTGAAGGACGCATATTACCATGTGCCAATACatcaaaaatctcaaaaattcCTCAGATTCGCAGTACGATCACCTTGGGGAGAAGAGGTCCACTATCAGTACAAGGCGCTGCCTTTTGGGATTTCTTCGGCCCCCAggacattcacaaagatcatgatcGAGGTGATAGCTTTCTTGAGGCGGAAAGGGATTCTAGTCATCCCCTACCTGGACGATCTGTTACTGGTGGCCAGTTCGAAACAAGAGCTTATACACCACCGAGATTTCACAATGAGGATCCTACATCAGTTAGGATGGATAATAAACCTGGAAAAGTCCAAACTAAACCCAAGTACAGAGGTTGTGTTTCTAGGAACGTTATTAGATTCGATCCAGCAGATGTCCTTCTTACCGCCAGAGAAAGCAACGAGACTAATGCAACATGTCATATTGTTTCAAAAAAGAAGTCATTGCACGATAAGGGAAGCCATGAGGATACTGGGCCTTATGACATCTTCCATACAGAGTGTACAGTGGAGCCAGAGTCACACCAGAGTCCTTCAAAGTTGGATATTGGCCTCCTGGGACAAAGATCCCCAACATCTAAATCAAAAGGTCCAGATTCCGGAAGCTGTCAAGCAATCCCTGGAGTGGTGGATAGATACTTCCAACCTGGGAAGAGGGAtatcatggcatccctggccagtgataaatatccggacggacgcaagtcagtcaggaTGGGGAGCGGACATAGCAGGCCTTCCCGTTCAAGGTCTTTGGCCGTACTCGACCAGATCCCGTTCCTCGAACTTCCGAGAACTGAGAGCTGTACTAGAGACTTTAAGAGCAAGTGCTCAAAGCCTGAGGggaaaacatgtaaaaatttATTCAGACAACACCACCACGGTGGCTTATCTCCGTCATCAGGGGGGTACCAGGAACCCCGATCTCCTCAATCTTTCAGACAAGATATTCATCTGGGCAGAAACCAACATCCGCTCTCTTTCAGCCACCCATCTAAAAGGAGAATTGAATCAAGTAGCGGACTATCTCAGTCGTCAGACGATAGACCACAACGAGTGGTGTCTAAACGAGAACATCTTTTCAAGTCTCATACAAAAATGGGGACAACCAGTGACAGATCTTTTTGCCAccagcaaaaatacaaaagttcctcatttcttctctctggatCCAAATACTCCGGTTTGCCAAAGGGATGCCTTCAGCCAGTCCTGGAGCGGACCTCTAATGTACGCATTTCCTCCTATACCTCTCATAGCGAGAGTGATTCAGAAGATCAGAGAGGACCAAGCAAAGGTTATACTCattgttccctggtggccaaagaggaactggtttccaTGGCTAGGAAAGATGGCATTGGAAGGACCTGTCATGCTGGAACCTCTAAACAAccttctgttccagggtccagtttaCCATCCAGATCCACAGGCTCTCCGGCTCTCGGCTTGGATCCTGAAAGGCGATTGCTGATATCCAGGGGACTATCAAACAAGGTAATTTCCACACTCAAAGCGAGCCGCAAACCAGTTACCCACAAAATCTACGCCAGGATATGGGGAagatttgtgtctttttgtggcaggactcctcctaaccaaaTGTCCCCTAATGTCTCACAGGTGCTCGACTTCCTGCAAGCAGGGTTTGACAAGGGCCTTAAGACGAATTCCttaaaagtccagatttcagccctcaGTGCCTTTTTCGACACCCCATTAGCCGAAAATAGatggatccaaaggtttgtcaaagctacgGCTAGACTAAGACCTCAAATAAAACAGAATATCCCCAATTGGGATCTTTCATTAGTACTGGATTATCTCACAAAAATACCGTTTGAACCTCTGGAGTCGGTCAAGCTTAGAGAATTAACgctaaaactcacctttctcatagccataacaacagctaggcgtTTGGGTGAGATCCAGAGTTTGTCTATTAAAGAACCTTATCTTAAAATATGTGAAGATAAGATTGTACTAATGTTAGATAAAGCCTTTACTCCCAAAGTAGCTTCATCTTTTCATCGTAACCAAGAGATTAttctgccttccttctgtcagAATCCAAAACATCCCAAAGAACAGGAGTGGCATACGCTAGATGTCAGAAGATACCTGCTACATTATCTTGAAGTTACCAAATCCTGGAGAAAAGACaacaacattctcctacaatttaGAGGAAAGTGCAAGGGCAGAAAAGCTTCAAAGGCATCCATCGCCAGGTGGATAAGAACagtcatcaaagaagcttatgatgccaacaacctggacatttcAGGGACTATTAGGGCCCACTCGACCCGAGGAGTGGCAGCCTCCTGGGCGGAAAAACGGGGCGCCTCGTtagaggacatatgtagagcagctacctggtctactcacctaacttttgccaaacactataggctagatgttcaaagtgctagagaccagtccttcggaaggaaggtcttacaagctgttgtcccaccctaattatttatctggtacatctccagttggggccgtcatgggggacgctatggaaaaggagaattattctcaccgttaattcggtttccattagtccaccatgacggcccatatatatttcccaccctgtaatttaaaaaaagttgaaattgcctatttgttctgtgtgcattgataacatacaataaatgggttgcatccaaggccggtgtagttatttggaagccactggtgtacggatgccggggtggggtatttaacctctcttcttcctgtccctacagaggtcaagggtcatcctccagttggggccgtcatggtggactaatggaaaccgaattaacggtgagaataattctcctttttaggactgtgcgaccttttgatcactttttatagaatttttttctatttttcaaaatggctaaaaaatgcaatttgcgacttcgggcgctattttccgctacggggtaaaacgcagtgaaaaacggttattatattttgatcgggcattttcggacgcggcgatacctaatgtgtttatgatttttactgtttatttatatttatatcagttctagggaaaggggggtgatttgaatttttagttttttttttttattcttactatttttcagactccctagggtactttaaccctaggttgtctgattgatcctaccatacactgccatactacagtatggcagtatatggggattttgcataccatctattacaatgtgcagatctttgtgtgatccgaggctgtcatggcaacggatcgccgctccacggtgacgtcacggggagtgacgatcggagccaagatgggcggcgcccacgcgccgccggctctttaatgccgccggcagcttttctAGGTACTCACAGCCTTGCCCAGAGGCTTCCGATGACTTTGCTGGCAGGGATCCAGCTAACAATGAAACTAACAATGTTTATTATTAATGAAGACTGATAATGGGTATTAAACtgcctatgggaacctgtcactaggtcaaaatgtgaaatcctgaaggCCGGTTCCCTTTTAATAAAGctaaattgtatttaaaaaattttccaccttttttttttttttttttcctctttccctCACTTAGATACTCATGCATGTTTTCTGTACATACCTTGACTCTCGACTGCCTCCTCATCCCAAGTATCCTGATGGCAAAACTTTCACCTCCCAACACTTTGTTCAGACTCCAGATAAACCTGGTATGTATTTAAGCGGTCTGTATGTGTTCagatatgtttatttttaaatgccaTAATTTTGTCATTATGGAACACAGTACAAGTCTGGTTTTGTATGCTATTTCACCAAAAAACTTTTAGATTACTGCAAGAGGCTGTATTtgaaaattctaaaatttttttCATTGCCATTATCCCCTCATGGAAAAAAGGAGGAATATGACCTATATTATAGGCACCTTCCATACTGACTCTGCTCCGAATATAGGGCATTTTAATAAAAATCCACATCATGAATCCTGATGGCAGAGTTTGGCCTAGTGTTTTGTCCAAATTTTCTGATGGTCTCTGAAGTGTTTAATGATCACTAACTTCTGCAAATCATCCATGCACAATGGGGCAATTTATGTGTACAATTTTTTAAGAGTTTGTCATTTCTGATGCAAATTTTAAATGTTTCCTGCTAAAGTGGGCAGGAAAAATTTAGATTTGCACCAGAATTTATAGCCATCTATGACATGTATGTTTGGTGTTATATAAATGTAGTCTAACCAGAATAAATGCGCTTTGTGGATGGTtttcaatcctgtaatataaaagcattttttaCAGTCCTTCTGCTATAGGCAATTTGCAGAAAGGTAAGTCTGCACAGATCTCAATcacccaacactgtctgcagcttaaAAATGCTGTTGGATCACTTTAATGTATGACTTTACACATATACTTAAATTTACGTGTTAATTGCAATTTACAAAGCAAATGATTTTTAAAGTTGTTGGATGTGGCTTTCAAATGAATGTTACAGCAAAATCAATAGATTATTAGGTCAGCCATTGCCAAATGGTCTAGGTTAGCATACACAAATAACAAATTTCATGCAACAGACATGATacgatttttatctttttttttatattttattttgcagaTGCTTTTGTATGCATGAGCATTCTCCAAGTCTTCACTTCTCAATTAAACCGTTTTGATACTTGTTTTCCTTTTTAGATACTACCAATGAGAATGTCTTTTGCATCCATCAGAGCAACATTAACCCTCCACACTATGAACTTGTCTACCAAAAGCATATATACAACTTGCCGAAGGTAACATAATTAAAAATAGAAACCATCTTTTTGAGTAACTCTGACAAAGCATAGCATAGAACACTTGTTAACGGCTTTTGTTTAccgaaaataaaaagtaaaaacctGTTTTGGCGGGTGCTGTTACTGCTTTTGGTATCAGTCATGAAGAAATTCCTGGTTAAGATATACTGTAGGGACACCCTTACCATCTAGTATTTATGACTTGTCCACTCTATATCATAAACCTGCGCCTATCGTTGGAATAGGTATCCGTTGACCTCCATCCTGCTTCTGCGTGAAGTTGAGTTTGTGCCATGCATGCATGGCAACTCCATTCAGCTGAATTGGAGCACTGAGTGTATAGTCTTGGCTATTGTTGTCTATTTGGTAATTTGTATGA
Proteins encoded:
- the LOC140127156 gene encoding uncharacterized protein; its protein translation is MQPEESEQVHTISKVQDGNSELGSSSDPTRSVYVYDRSEGRILPCANTSKISKIPQIRSTITLGRRGPLSVQGAAFWDFFGPQDIHKDHDRGDSFLEAERDSSHPLPGRSVTGGQFETRAYTPPRFHNEDPTSVRMDNKPGKVQTKPKYRGCVSRNVIRFDPADVLLTARESNETNATCHIVSKKKSLHDKGSHEDTGPYDIFHTECTVEPESHQSPSKLDIGLLGQRSPTSKSKGPDSGSCQAIPGVVDRYFQPGKRDIMASLASDKYPDGRKSVRMGSGHSRPSRSRSLAVLDQIPFLELPRTESCTRDFKSKCSKPEGKTCKNLFRQHHHGGLSPSSGGYQEPRSPQSFRQDIHLGRNQHPLSFSHPSKRRIESSSGLSQSSDDRPQRVVSKREHLFKSHTKMGTTSDRSFCHQQKYKSSSFLLSGSKYSGLPKGCLQPVLERTSNVRISSYTSHSESDSEDQRGPSKGYTHCSLVAKEELVSMARKDGIGRTCHAGTSKQPSVPGSSLPSRSTGSPALGLDPERRLLISRGLSNKVISTLKASRKPVTHKIYARIWGRFVSFCGRTPPNQMSPNVSQVLDFLQAGFDKGLKTNSLKVQISALSAFFDTPLAENRWIQRFVKATARLRPQIKQNIPNWDLSLVLDYLTKIPFEPLESVKLRELTLKLTFLIAITTARRLGEIQSLSIKEPYLKICEDKIVLMLDKAFTPKVASSFHRNQEIILPSFCQNPKHPKEQEWHTLDVRRYLLHYLEVTKSWRKDNNILLQFRGKCKGRKASKASIARWIRTVIKEAYDANNLDISGTIRAHSTRGVAASWAEKRGASLEDICRAATWSTHLTFAKHYRLDVQSARDQSFGRKVLQAVVPP